The Lactuca sativa cultivar Salinas chromosome 2, Lsat_Salinas_v11, whole genome shotgun sequence genome includes the window TATTAAaagactaggtgtgagacccatgtattacatgggtttaattaaaaaaagtcTTATGTATTAcatgagactttaatgtattgaatacattatatatataaattttttctaataaatattttacatatatattaccttacacattaaatgtggaattttaatttaataaaatgaaaaatacaataaaatgacaagtggaaaatagaaaatttaaaaattctagaaaatatcatgtgtccaaatgaatgagaagatgacatgtggtAGATAAGATAagatttatagtttattttatctGCTAATTATAATTTAGATACAAATATGTACGTAATcttgatatatttataataaatataatcttatttatttaataattatttataataaaataataattaatttaaatttattatatataaacattttatttatgataatacaatttgaaatatttttgtaatgaaaaaatataatatatatttattaaaatctaaTTAGTAGAAAAATATacttgacaatatatatatatatagatatatatatatatatatatatatatatatatatatatatatatatatatatatatatatatatatatatcattaagggtatataagcttagataCTCAAAGCCAATATAATACGTCGTTGTGttttatatattcattataatgttcttaaatttcaacccctaacttgatttactttcaaaattttcgaaattttacTATTATTTTTCTCTTACATCACATTTTTATGCCAAACGcctactaggctatatatattacagttgaaaatgaaaattatgtaaaagCAATATAAacgtaaaatttataaaaatcttgaaattaaatcaagttagaagttgaattagaatagcattggacaattacaatgtgtatatatgatacaaaacgacgtaatatgatgagtttgggtacctaagcttatatacccttaagggtatattcacttttccatatatatatatatatatatatatatatatatatatatatatatatatatataaaatattctaaaaatatactttttgggATAAAAAAACGAGATAGAAAATAGAAATTggaaataaaacattatttaccCTATTTTTTACTCCATTTATAGGAAAAAATAGAGATGGTCTTAGCTCAATTATCATTATTCTTTTGAACCTCTCCCATGTAGCTGGAAATCTATTCAAAAGTAAGATTCTACAAAAATCACAATATCAGCATTCAAGCACAAAACGCACAACAAAGATATAAACCACAATCAGCAACTCATCCTTGAATAATCTTTTAcattaaccaaaaaaaaaagttacaacaaAACTTATTAATCACTATAAAACGTATATTTCGAGACCAACAAACACCACATAATTTAAGGCCTCCAAAACAAATCAAACAAGTACTCTCACTCTAGTGCAAGATTTGGTTTAAGaggtttaataataataataataataatgcaaGGTAAACAATAATAATGAGAGATAATAGAACCCCCCCTAAAAGAAAATTGGGTCCACCACATTGATGAAGAAAACTAGCTAAAGTCAGGCTTCTCTGGGTAGGTGCACCCTGATCTTTGAATGATCACATTTGAGGCATAGCATCCAGCTCTCACACATTCCTCAATCGGCTTTTCTTTCACCAATTGTGACAAAAATCCTCCAACAAACGCATCACCTAAACAcacaaatcaaaaccattttagCAAATCTATTTTCATCATACATACTGTAATAACATACCATGAGAAAAAATACAATACAAACCTGCTCCATTGGTGTCAACAAGCTTCTCCTTTGGCAACAAGATGACTGGatactttgaaacttttccaTCTTGAGCAACCACAACTGGATCAGCTCCCTGAGTGATCACAGTGATCCTCTTGTATGTCCCTGATGCTTTAGGCCACTGAGAGATCTTAATTGCAATCTCCTCCACATTATCAGTCTGTAAAAGTAAAACATCATAACccaatttttatataaaaaagttTGTCATGTCATATCATCTTTCAACCAATCTTTTTCTTCTTACCTCCCACCCATGAACCTTTGAGAATGTTCTTGCTTCAGTTTcgtttccaaaaacataatccACATAAGGCAATGCTTTCTCTTGAGCATCCTTGAAGAATTCACAGATGAATGGCGCTGACAGGTTCATTGTGAAAACCTACAGCAGGGGTAATAATGTCAGAAagataagaaattttttgaaCCCAAATGAATCGGTTTTGTTACTCATTCATTACCTTGTTGGCTGCAGCTGCATGCTCAGCTACAAGCTGGATTGATTCAGGAGACACTGTAAGGAAAAAGCCAGCAATATAGATGTACTTGGCCTTCTCAACTGTCcaacatgattaattaatattagtaatttagtattGGTGTTAACactataatataaaaaaaaaacaagactGAAATTGTTAAAAGATTTACCTAAAGCCCAATTCTCTGGTTTCTTCAAGTGGTCTGCCTTGTAGCAGTTGGCAGCTGATAGGTTGGCAATAAGTGACCTCTCACCACCAACAACACAAACAGCACATGTTCCAGTTGGTGCAGCCTCATCCACATAATAGTGCAcctgatcatcatcatcattattacTAATATATAATCAGTAATTCATGACAATCAAAAGGAACAAGAATATTACATTAACTCCAGCACTTTGTGAGTTCTTGGTCATCTCCTCACCATACTTGTCCTTCCCTATACAACCCATGTAACTTGTTGCACCAGGGATTTGAAGCATCCACTGCAAACCAGCATAAAAAGGGTAAATCAGTCTTTTTTTCACTTTCATGAACAACAATCACAAAAATGTTGCAGTTACTTACCTGGGCAACTCTGATTGAATTCTGAGTAGCACCTCCAGCAATGTACTCTACAGTGAACTTGGATGACATTTCATCGTACCTGGAAACAAGTCAAACCAGAATAAGACCATGAAAACCAAGGAAACATCCTTTGTTATTATCAGAAATGTGGAACTTTTGAATCAAGTAAAGATATATTAAGGTTAATAACATCTTTTACAAATACTAGAGACTTATTTCGTTAAATATCTTCATCTATAATGTAATAAGATAGCATCCATGTCCCATGATAAAGTAAGATAAGAACACTTACATGGGCAAATGCTTGTCTTCAGCAAGAATGGCGTTATTTAATTGGACATCATATCTACAATTTCAAAAAAACAAAGATTAGAGTGCAATAAACATTGATCCACAAAAGACCACAAACCATTAGTGGATATTTAATATTGATAATCCAAAAGGTTAACATCCATATATTCCACACACTAAACAATCTTTCTTTTGCATATTAGAAACAACAAAAGGTCCAGAAATTAACTAGAGGCTAACTCAAAATACCTGCAGTGCTAAAAAACAAGACCACCGACTAAAACTGTTTGATCAAGTGAATAAACTTAAGATCCAAAATTTTTATTGATACACTGAGATTTAAGGGGAATTATAACAGGAtactatattttttatataaaaagacACTGAAAGGACATCTATAATCAAAGAACAACAGAACCGATTCAAAGTTTGATAATTCTGCTCGAATTAGGCATGACGCAAAAATTATAAGGTTTGACCCTGCTATTCTGCTAAATTTGGATTCGACTACTTAAGCCTCATGTTCTATCTAAGCTGCTACATTTCTTACAAGAtctaaaaccctagatctaaaacCTCATAGAAAAGAACAATGACTCTACTGATGAAAGAGTGTCAAACTGTTCAAAAACAAATCTACATTCATAGGCAGATTTAGTCGGTTTTAGTCGGCAGAGAAGAATAGATCTCTTGCTAAAAAGAGACATAAACAATAAAACTATCCAGATCAGAATGATATTGAGTCAGATCGAAACAATCCCATCGGTTTTCCACTAtagacaaaaataaataaaaacatgaaaCAGACAAAGATTGCGTAGAATGAGAGAATTACTTTTTGAGGAAATCCTCATCGACTACTGCTGAAATGTCGAGAAGGGGGTTTCCCATTCCCAAAAGAATTCCTTCATACTCGGCCATTGTACAGGGGGTTTAGGGAGGAGAGAAGTGCAAAAGCTTGTAATGTATGCACGATCTGAGGAGCAAGACGAAGAGAGATGGGTGGGGAGTGATGGGGTTTTATAAGAGAGTTGGGATTTGGGTTGGGGTTGGGGTTGGTAAAATGTCGACTGTAGCCTTCACCATTCACCAACCCTATTCCCATTTTCAATCCATTTATTCCTTTGAATTATTAGTTAAATTATATTCTtaattaaagaaatatattttgattTCAAAGTCTTTTTGAATTATTAGTtaaattttattcttaattaaagaaatatattttgattTCAAAGTCTTTTTGTTTACTTATTCGAGATGGGAAAATCGAGTTTGAGTTTGAATATAATCCAAGATATTTATGATAAAAGTTCTCTAGTTTTAagtaggggtgagcaaacccaAACCAAGAAATCGAAAAATCGATGAAACTGAAACCAAAGCAAAACTAACGGTTAGGGTTTGAAtattttaaaaaccgaaaaatcggGTTCGGTTTTAGTTTTACCCAAAAATCGACCCATCCAATCCGAGAAACTGACCCAAACTTGATTGTCTTTTGGTTGTAATAGACTATTTCGGGCTTTGGTTGTAACTTGTAATAGACTATTTCGTACTTTGGTTGTAACTTGTAATAGACTATTTAGTTGTGTGATTgatttttttgaagtatttaacatCAACTTTGTGTTTTTTGAAATATTTAACTTCTTGCTTCATTTCAGGAAAATAAGTTTAAACCCAAACCCCGTAAGTGTATGGtttgaacccaagaaaccgaaaaaTTGTCCGAACCAACCTTAGAACCCGAGAAACCAATCCTATTGGATTTTGAAAACCAGAAACCGACCatttatgggttgggttgggtttagGTCCAAAACCGACCCAAATCGACACATGCACAACCCTAGTTTTAAGAAATTAGAATGAAATCAATTGTTCAaactttttatataattttatattgaATTTCGATGAATTCttgattttcaatttattttgttATTATACTATAATTAAACATTATTGTCCGTTAATAT containing:
- the LOC111882524 gene encoding adenosine kinase 2, which encodes MAEYEGILLGMGNPLLDISAVVDEDFLKKYDVQLNNAILAEDKHLPMYDEMSSKFTVEYIAGGATQNSIRVAQWMLQIPGATSYMGCIGKDKYGEEMTKNSQSAGVNVHYYVDEAAPTGTCAVCVVGGERSLIANLSAANCYKADHLKKPENWALVEKAKYIYIAGFFLTVSPESIQLVAEHAAAANKVFTMNLSAPFICEFFKDAQEKALPYVDYVFGNETEARTFSKVHGWETDNVEEIAIKISQWPKASGTYKRITVITQGADPVVVAQDGKVSKYPVILLPKEKLVDTNGAGDAFVGGFLSQLVKEKPIEECVRAGCYASNVIIQRSGCTYPEKPDFS